TACACGAGACAACGGGGTTACTTCTTCGACGGCGAGATGAAATTTCGAATTCAACTGCCATGAAGTTATGTATTTAACGATGCACGGGTGGCGGTAGATCATTAAATGCTGTAAATAAATACGTTAAAATCGACTAACCTGCATAAACGATGTTTATTATACCTTCGCGTTAGCTTCAAGTGGGGCACCATTTCCCATAACCTCACTTATAAATACTGTTAAGTATAACTCTTGATCGAATATTACAGCTGAATGTTGCGTCCAATAATCACATACTTCTACAgctttttcatttatatcgaTATCGggtatatttgaataattattacccattttttaataatatattactaTTTACTTTGACATTACGTTATTCTTCCTCTTCTACTAAATTTTAATGACCTCGCCAACAATAAGCAAAAAgcaataaactttttattatttagattctatatattttttatataaaccaagttattttaaacttttcaataaattatttaattattaataaaaccaggcaataaatataaataataactgaaaataaatatacacaAGAGTACTGAAGAGTATAAGTTTTTTGCACTACTTGAAGAACGCTcctctcttcttttttaacacGATTGACGTTTTATTAATCAGATGACAGTGCAAACAATATAACCTTTTTTGACATTGataattttggataaaaaattattcaagaatGTCTGCAATATATCATAATACAATGGCTGCATTGGACAAAATAGTTCCGCCAAAATTACAACCTCTATGGACCCATCCTGCtggtaaatattaaaaaaacaatcattttacgatgttaattataatttgtttattaggacctaaaactgtatttttttggGCCCCGTTGTTCAAATGGGTGAGTTATATTACAATTAACTGTATATCTGCAGCGgaactatttctattttttaggGTTTAGTTATAGCTGGTATAGCGGATTTACAAAGACCAGCAGATTCCATTAGCCCTTCACAGAGTGGGGCTTTGCTTGCCACTGGTCTTATATGGTCGAGATATTCATTAgttataataccaaaaaattattctttgttCAGTGTTAATATGTTTGTGGCTCTAACTCAAAGTTACCAAATGTACAGGGCGTTAAGGTGAGTGGAaacatctatttttaatttgaaccaATTTACTTAGAAAACATTCTAATTACTACCTATTTGCCTCTAGAAACATTAGACGTTGTTATTTCGGGGATTTTCAATACCTATACGGACGTTTATATTACGGGGGATCGTCTAAAAGTTCTTTTTGACTTGAAAATGCCAAGTCctcatttgttttcaaaatctagttaaaaaccatttaaatattcatttattcgCCTTTGGAAACATTAGTCGTTGTTATTGCGAGGATTTTCGATACCTATAGAGACGTTAATGCTATAAGGGGGCGTCGAAATGTATCAATTGACTTGGAAATGTGaattctttgtttattattgGAAGTCTACTTAAAAACCATTCAAATATCCAATCATTTGCTTCTAGAAACATACGTTGTTGCTATGTCAGGAATTTCTGATATCTGTACAGACATTAATGTTACAGGGGGGCGTCTAAAAGTGTGAATTgtatat
This DNA window, taken from Diorhabda sublineata isolate icDioSubl1.1 chromosome 4, icDioSubl1.1, whole genome shotgun sequence, encodes the following:
- the LOC130443306 gene encoding mitochondrial pyruvate carrier 2-like codes for the protein MSAIYHNTMAALDKIVPPKLQPLWTHPAGPKTVFFWAPLFKWGLVIAGIADLQRPADSISPSQSGALLATGLIWSRYSLVIIPKNYSLFSVNMFVALTQSYQMYRALSYQNQMKNKASSEK